Genomic window (Streptomyces sp. RerS4):
CCCGCAGGGCCTCCTCGGGGTCCGCGCCGGGAGCGACGAAGCCGCTCGGCACGACCGGCACGCCGGCGGCGGCCAGGTCTTCCAGGTAGCGCTTGTCGAGGTTCCAGCGCACCACCGGCAGCGGGTTGAACAGGACCGTCACATCGGTGACGTACTCGCACCATTCCATGAATTCCGAAAGGCGCTCGACATAGCTCCACGGAGAACGCAGGAGGACGGCGTCGAAGCGGTCCCATTCGATGTCCGGATCTCGCCAGGAACATATCTCTGTACGGATGCCGGCTGCCTGGCAGGCGTCGAGCAGCAGCGGCATGTCGAAGTCAATGGCAAGGCTGGTCTCGTCGGTGACCAAAGCCAGATGGCTGCCCATCGGGCGACTCCAATACGGGGGGTGAGGGGGCGAGGGGCGAGGTGAATGTCGGGGGAAGTGCGGCGGAAGTACGGGTGGTTACCAGGGGATGGTTTCTCCCCCGTGGGTATAGGTGCCGGTCGGGCCGTCGTCCACGAGCAGGGCCATCGCGACGCTCGTCCGCGCTCCGTCCGTGACGTCGAGGTCGCCCGCGCCGTCGTTCATGCCGGTCCGGGTGTAACCCGGGTGCACCGCATTCACCTTGATCGGCGTCTCGCGCAATTCGTAGGCCAGGTGGACGGTCCAGGAATTGAGCGCGCTCTTGGAGGCGCTGTAGGCCGGGAGCGATTTGAACATGGGGCTGTACGCGTACGACTGCGGATCACTGTGCGTGGTGAGCGAGCCGAGCAGGCTCGACACGTTGACGACGCGGCCGGCCGGCGACCGGTGCAGCAGGGGGAGGAAGGCCCGGGTCACCTCGACGACGCCGAACAGATTGGTCTCGAACGTCTCGCGCCACTGTCGCAGCGGCTGCTCGGACGGCTGCCTTCCGTACTCCTCGATGCGGATGCCGGCGTTGTTCACCAGGATGTCGAGCCGGCCGTGGCCGCTCTCGACCGCCGCGGCGGCGGCCCGGATGCTCTCCGGATCCGTGATGTCCAGCACCAGCGGATCGACGGCGAGCCCCTCGCCCCGCAGGTGCTTCACGGCTGAGGCGACCGCCGCGCGGTCGCGGCCGGCGAGCAGCACCCGGACGCCGGCGGTGGCGAGCCGGCGCGCGGTCTCCAAGCCGATGCCCCGGTTGGCACCGGTGACGAGGGCCAGTCTGGGCGAATGATCGGGCATGGGCATACGGTTCTCCAAGACACGGAAAGGCACGCTGCTAAAGCGTGGTCAGGAACTTGGCGATGGGTGTGCCGAAACGGGCGGTGTCGACCAGGAAGGCGTCATGCCCTTCCGGTGAGTCCAATCCCAGGAACGCGACGTCCGCGCCGCCGGCGGAAAGGCCGTCGGCGATCTGTCGTTGCTGTCGCAGCGGGAACAGGATGTCGGTCTCCACCCCGATGACGAGTGCCTTCTCCAACCGGATACGGGAGAGGGCTTCATCAGTGGTGCCACCACAGGATTCGCCCAGGTCGAATCGGTCCATGCAGCGGCTGAGACCGAGGTAGCTGTTGGGGTCGAAACGGTGGGCGAACCGCCGGGCGTGGCATTCCAGATAGCCTTCCACCTGGAATTCGTGCCCGAAGGGGTCGTCTTCGTCCGCGCGGTCCTGCGGCGCGATGCGCCGGCGACCGAATCGGCTGTCCCATTCCTTCGCCGAGCGATACGTCATCATGCCGAGCTTGCGCGCGGTGAACATCCCGCGCCGCGGGTAGTTCGCGTCGTCGTAGCGGCCTTCGTTCCAGTGCGGGTCGCACCGGATCGCCTCGCGTTGCAGGGAGCGGATCGCTATCGAGAACGGCAGCGCGCTCGCCGCCCCGCAGATGTTGATGTGGCCCCGGGCGAGACCGGGGTGGCGGGCGAGCAGCGACAGCGCGCTCATGCCGCCCATGGAAGTGCCGATCAGGCACGCCAACCGCTCGACGCCCAGCGCGCGTACCGTGTGGGCCGCGGCGTCGGCGATGTCCTCCATCGACAGCTCGGGGAAGTCGGGACCGTACGGGCGACCCGTGCCGGGATCGATGGAGGCGGGCCCGGTCGACCCCTTGCAGCTTCCGAGCGAGTTCAGGCAGATGACGTACCAGCGGTCGGTGTCGATGGGCTTCCCGGGCCCCACCATCGCCTCCCACCAGCCGGGGTCGGTGTCCTGCGGGTGGGAGGCCGCGTGGGCGTCGGGCGAGAGGCCGGTGAGGATGAGGACGGCGTTGTCGCGTTCGGGCGTCAGGCGTCCGACGGTCTCGTAGGCGATGCGCGCGCCCGTCAGCGTTCCGCCCCGTCGCATGGCGAATCCTGCGGGAAGTGGGACGAAACGGGCTGCAGGGGGGATGAATTCCCTCATGTGTCCGTCAGGCCCCGCCGTCACCGGTTTCCAGGGAGGCCAGCCACTCGTCGTCCGAGCCCTCGACCACTCCCTCCATGAGGAACGTGGAGAGATAGCGCTCGCCGGTGTCCGGCAGCATGGCGAGGAGTACGGAACCGGGCGGCGCGGTCTCGGCGACGCGCAGCGCGGTCGCCAGGGTGGCGCCGGCCGAGATGCCGGTGAAGATGCCTTCCTCGGCGGCGAGCCGGCGCGCGGTGTCGCGTCCCGCCACCTCGTCCACGGTCACCAGCTCGTCGATGACGCTCGGGTCGAGCACGCCGGGCACGAAGTTGGGGGCCCAGCCCTGGATCCGGTGGACGTTCCACTCCTGCCCGGCGAGGACGGCGGCGTTGTCCGGCTCGGCGGCGACGATGCGCACCTGCGGGCGGGCGGCCTTGAGCATCTGGCCGACGCCGGTGAGGGTGCCGCTGGTGCCGAATCCGGTGACGAAGTAGTCGAGCCGCTTGCCCGCGAAGTCGCCGAGGATCTCGGAGGCGGTGGTCTCGCGGTGGTAGGCGGGGTTGGCAGGGTTGTCGAACTGGTTGGCCCGGAACCAGCCGTGCTTCTCGGCGAGTTCGTCCGCGATCCGGTTGCCGCCGCTGCTGCCCAGGTGGCCCGGGAAGAGGAGCACCTTGCCGCCGTAGGCCCGGATCAGCTTGCGTCGTTCCGCCGAGTACGTGTCGCCCATGACCGCCACGAACCGGTAGCCGCGGGCGGCGGCCACCATCGCCAAGGCGATGCCGACGTTCCCGGAGGTGCACTCCACGATGGTGTCACCGGGCTTGAGCTGCCCCTTCGCCTCGGCGTCGAGGATGACGGAGAGCGCGAGGCGGTCCTTCACCGAGCCGCCGGGATTGAACGACTCCACCTTCACGTAGACCGTGGTGTGTGCGGGGGCCATACGGTGCAGCCTGACGATCGGGGTGCGACCGATGGTGTCGAGGATGCTGTCGTGGAGGGGCATCGGAAGGTACTCCTTGGGAATGGGTGGGCGGGGTGGGGGCGGGTTTTGGGCTGGGGCGGGGTGTGGGCTGGGGCGGGTTTGGCCGGCCTAGCCGGCCTTGGCGGCCGGGACGTTCTCGAAGGCGACGGCGTTCTCGAAGGCCGGGGCGACCATGCCGAGGATCGTTTCGACCGCCCGCTCGCTGAGTTCGTCGTCCAACGGCGCGTTGAACTCGGCCAGTTCGACGCCGCGCAGCTGCGCCGGCGGAATCGCCTCGAAGATGGCCCGGATCTGCGTGGGGAGCAGGCCGTCCGGGACCGTGTAGTCGGCCGGCACGTGTCCCGGTTCGAGTACGTCCCAGTCGATGTGCACCCACACCGGGCGGTCGCCGACGGCGGCCAGGATGTTCTCGGCCGTCGTCTGCGCCGGGGGGATGACGCGGACGCCGTGCCGCGCGATCAGTTCGCCCTCGGCCTCGTCGATGTCGCGCGCCCCGACCAGAACCGCCTGCGCGGGGCGCAGGCCCGAGCCGTGGCCGCTGTCCCAGAGTCCGCACGCGCCGGCGAGGACCATGCCGCCCAGGTAGCCGGTGCCGGTCGTCTCCGGGGTGTTGAAGTCGCCGTGCCCGTCGATGTAGAGGACGACGGCGTCCGGGTGCTCGCGGGCCACGACCGGCAGGGTGGCGAGGCTCGCGGAGCAGGTGTTGGAGATCATGACCGTCCGGCTGCCGTTGCCGATGCTCTCGGTGACGGCCTCCCGCAGGCCGTTCAGCGTCTCCCCGGCCTGCGGGAGGCTGACGGTCCAGTCGTCGTCGGCGGGCGGGGCGGGCTCGCCGATGAAGCGGGCGGTGAGTCCGTAGCGGTCCTCCAGGGCACGTGCGATGCGGGCGGCGCCCTCGATCATGCGGGGCTCCCGGTCGGCCACCCGGCCCTGGGACACGATGAGCTCGATCACGGTCAATTACTCCTGTTCGTTTCCACGGCCGTTCGGGGCCGGAAAGGGCAGACACCGGTTCGTTCGGTGTTCTCGTCGATCAGCCCGTACTGGAACCATTCGAGTGCGCCGGCGCCGTAGGAACCCAGCTGCGGCGAGTGCGGTATTCCGTCGTAGCGGTGTATGCGCTCGCGGATGTTGGCGCGGACCTTCCGACCGCTGGGCGTCTCGCCGGCGAACACGTCGAAGCGTTCCCGTGGATTGATGACGAGTACGAAATGGTCGCCGAGATTCCTGCTGCGGCGATTACGGTGTGCGGGACTGCTCATGTTGACGAAAAGCGGCATTCCGTTGAAGCACATGGACCAGGTTTCGGAATCCGGGTCGTGTCCGACGTCCGCCGGCCACGGCTCGGGGTCGGCGTGGTGCAGTGCTTGGAGCACCCGCCAGCCGAAGGAGTGGTACTCGGCCACGGTGCGCGCGGTCACGGCGTCCGCCGAGAACGCCACGACCAGCGGATACGCGGTGTCCAGCCGGCCGTCCCAGGTCCTCGACAGCTCGACGTACTCGGTGAGGGACGCCGCCAGGTGCCGGATGCCGTCGCTCTCCTCGTTCTCCACGAAGACGAGCTTCACGAGCTGTTTCCGGAACGCGTTGCGGGAGAATACGCACGGGAAGTCCGGACCGGCGAGGCGTGCCGCGATCCCCTCGAAAGCGTCCCGATGCCATTCCTCTCCACCTTCGAGGACCTGTTCCTGGGAGATCAACCTGGTGGTCTGCTGCGACGTTTCCACCTGAGGGTCCTTTCCTTTCCTGAGGGGCCCTGCCGTGTCGTATGAACTCCGGAAGACCGTGGATACGGAAAATCCGGTACGGGTGCCGTTCGGACCCCCGCCGCGGTCTCCGGAATCGTTTCTCCGGGCCGCTGCTGCGCTCATCGTTGCCCACGAATTCGGGGCGCCGCAACGGTTTGCGCCGAAGGGCTCAGGAGGGGTGTACACCCCGTACGCCGATGGTTGTATGGAGATGAGCTAGAGCCCATTCCTAGGCTGCGATCGTGATCGATTCCGGTACTTACCCGAGTGTCTTCAGCCCGGCCCGTGCGCTCGATCTCCGATGGCGTACCGCGAGGGAAACGGCGCGCCTGTGCTGGTCGGAGGCGCGCCCGTCGGTGCAGCTGGTGTTCTTACTGCGGTTCGCGGTGGGCGCGGTGTCGGCCGTGCACCTGCCGCAGGCTCCGGGGCGCACAGCGCTCGGCATGGCGGCCTGGTGGTGCGCCGTGGCCTGCGCGTACCTGCTCAACGGCGTGACGGACGTCCGGGAGGACCGGGCGAACGGCTCCCGGCGGCCGATCGCCCGGGGAGCCCTCCCGGTCCGCACCGCCGCGACGGTGACGGCCCTCCTGGCCGGCGCCGCGCTGGTGCTCGGGGGGCTGGCGGGGCGCGGGGTGCTCGGGTGGGTGGTGGGTTTCCTGCTGCTCGGCTGGGCGTACTCGGCGGCGCCGGTGCGGGCGAAGGATTCGAGCGTGCTCTGCGCGCTGGTGGTGTTCGGCCTGGGCGCCACGTCGTACGCGGCCGGCGTCTCGGCGGCCGGGTCCGGGTGGACGGTGACGGGCGCGGTGTTCGGCTGCGTGATGTCGGCCTGGATGGCCCTGGTCGGTTCCCTGGTCAAGGACTTGGGGGACGTCGGCGGGGACGCGGCCGGCGGACGGCGCACCGTGGCGGTCGTGCGCGGTGTGGCGGCGGCGCGGTCCCTGGCCGTGGCGGGCGCGGTGTTGGTCGGCGCGGCCGGTTCGGCGGCGGCCGCCTTGTGGGCGCCGCTCGCTCTCGCCGGCACGGTGCCGGTGACGGCCGGGGCGGTATGGGTCGTCGCCCGGGTGGTGCGAGATGCCCGGCGCGAGAGCGCCGAACGGCAGCAACGGCGCGCGGCCTACAAGGCGTTCATGGTCACGCAGTACGCCGCGAATCTGATCGTGCTGGCCGCACTCGCCGCCGTGCACCCTGCCGGGTGAGTTCCGATCCGGCCGGCGCCGGCGTACAACCGATGTGGCGTCAGCCCTTCTCGGGAAAGGCCTTGTTGAGGGCCTGCACCCGGGAACTCGCCCCGAGCTTGCGGTATGCGTTGTGCAAGTGGCGCTTGACGGTCGCCTCGCTGATCTCGAACCGGCGGCCTATCAGGCGGTTCGTCAGTCCCGCCCGCACCGCCTCCAGGATCTCCCGCTCCCGCAGCGTCAACAGGTCGAGGGCCTGCGCGTCGGCCGGCGTGTTCGCGGCGTCCGCGGGCGCCTCGGAGTCCCGCTCCCGCACCTCGGGCTTGGCCGGACGTTGGGCCTCCTCGTACCCCCGGATCCCCTGGTAGAGGCGGTTTCCCGTGGCGACCCGGAAAGCGGTGGTCATCGTCTGCACCGCCGCGAGCCGCTCCTCGGCCTCCACTTGGTCGGCCGCTTCCGCGATCGCGCCCTTCATGGCCTGCCAGAGCACCTCCGCCGCCCGCACCGACTCGGAAACCGGAACCTGCTGCACGGCGCGCTGGGCCCCGAGGAGCCGCGAGTACTCGCCGACGCCCGGGGGTTCCGCGTGGTCGCCGACGTCGAGGGCCTGAGCGCACTCGGCCACGATGTTCTGTGCCTGATAGCTGCACTGTCGCCAGATGTCCTCACGGGACACGAGTTGACTGCCGATGCGCGTCAGCGCCGACCGGTAC
Coding sequences:
- a CDS encoding SDR family oxidoreductase, giving the protein MPDHSPRLALVTGANRGIGLETARRLATAGVRVLLAGRDRAAVASAVKHLRGEGLAVDPLVLDITDPESIRAAAAAVESGHGRLDILVNNAGIRIEEYGRQPSEQPLRQWRETFETNLFGVVEVTRAFLPLLHRSPAGRVVNVSSLLGSLTTHSDPQSYAYSPMFKSLPAYSASKSALNSWTVHLAYELRETPIKVNAVHPGYTRTGMNDGAGDLDVTDGARTSVAMALLVDDGPTGTYTHGGETIPW
- a CDS encoding homoserine O-acetyltransferase, which codes for MREFIPPAARFVPLPAGFAMRRGGTLTGARIAYETVGRLTPERDNAVLILTGLSPDAHAASHPQDTDPGWWEAMVGPGKPIDTDRWYVICLNSLGSCKGSTGPASIDPGTGRPYGPDFPELSMEDIADAAAHTVRALGVERLACLIGTSMGGMSALSLLARHPGLARGHINICGAASALPFSIAIRSLQREAIRCDPHWNEGRYDDANYPRRGMFTARKLGMMTYRSAKEWDSRFGRRRIAPQDRADEDDPFGHEFQVEGYLECHARRFAHRFDPNSYLGLSRCMDRFDLGESCGGTTDEALSRIRLEKALVIGVETDILFPLRQQRQIADGLSAGGADVAFLGLDSPEGHDAFLVDTARFGTPIAKFLTTL
- the cysK gene encoding cysteine synthase A codes for the protein MPLHDSILDTIGRTPIVRLHRMAPAHTTVYVKVESFNPGGSVKDRLALSVILDAEAKGQLKPGDTIVECTSGNVGIALAMVAAARGYRFVAVMGDTYSAERRKLIRAYGGKVLLFPGHLGSSGGNRIADELAEKHGWFRANQFDNPANPAYHRETTASEILGDFAGKRLDYFVTGFGTSGTLTGVGQMLKAARPQVRIVAAEPDNAAVLAGQEWNVHRIQGWAPNFVPGVLDPSVIDELVTVDEVAGRDTARRLAAEEGIFTGISAGATLATALRVAETAPPGSVLLAMLPDTGERYLSTFLMEGVVEGSDDEWLASLETGDGGA
- a CDS encoding arginase family protein; its protein translation is MIELIVSQGRVADREPRMIEGAARIARALEDRYGLTARFIGEPAPPADDDWTVSLPQAGETLNGLREAVTESIGNGSRTVMISNTCSASLATLPVVAREHPDAVVLYIDGHGDFNTPETTGTGYLGGMVLAGACGLWDSGHGSGLRPAQAVLVGARDIDEAEGELIARHGVRVIPPAQTTAENILAAVGDRPVWVHIDWDVLEPGHVPADYTVPDGLLPTQIRAIFEAIPPAQLRGVELAEFNAPLDDELSERAVETILGMVAPAFENAVAFENVPAAKAG
- a CDS encoding YqcI/YcgG family protein; this translates as METSQQTTRLISQEQVLEGGEEWHRDAFEGIAARLAGPDFPCVFSRNAFRKQLVKLVFVENEESDGIRHLAASLTEYVELSRTWDGRLDTAYPLVVAFSADAVTARTVAEYHSFGWRVLQALHHADPEPWPADVGHDPDSETWSMCFNGMPLFVNMSSPAHRNRRSRNLGDHFVLVINPRERFDVFAGETPSGRKVRANIRERIHRYDGIPHSPQLGSYGAGALEWFQYGLIDENTERTGVCPFRPRTAVETNRSN
- a CDS encoding UbiA family prenyltransferase, which gives rise to MQLVFLLRFAVGAVSAVHLPQAPGRTALGMAAWWCAVACAYLLNGVTDVREDRANGSRRPIARGALPVRTAATVTALLAGAALVLGGLAGRGVLGWVVGFLLLGWAYSAAPVRAKDSSVLCALVVFGLGATSYAAGVSAAGSGWTVTGAVFGCVMSAWMALVGSLVKDLGDVGGDAAGGRRTVAVVRGVAAARSLAVAGAVLVGAAGSAAAALWAPLALAGTVPVTAGAVWVVARVVRDARRESAERQQRRAAYKAFMVTQYAANLIVLAALAAVHPAG
- a CDS encoding LuxR C-terminal-related transcriptional regulator, with protein sequence MSRQTAARQLRAATPEIIEAYRSALTRIGSQLVSREDIWRQCSYQAQNIVAECAQALDVGDHAEPPGVGEYSRLLGAQRAVQQVPVSESVRAAEVLWQAMKGAIAEAADQVEAEERLAAVQTMTTAFRVATGNRLYQGIRGYEEAQRPAKPEVRERDSEAPADAANTPADAQALDLLTLREREILEAVRAGLTNRLIGRRFEISEATVKRHLHNAYRKLGASSRVQALNKAFPEKG